The Afipia massiliensis genome has a segment encoding these proteins:
- a CDS encoding NADP-dependent glyceraldehyde-3-phosphate dehydrogenase, with translation MMLTSQQLKELFPEESLLKDCDVPPPVHQRETLVNGELRPWTGPVETVHSAICVRKADGSLEQVELGSHPIGGVPEAQVALDAAVAAYDNGRGEWPTMTVAQRIACMQDFTRQMVARREQIVALIMWEIGKTLPDSQKEFDRTVEYMKATIEALKHLDNDNSRFTIVEGTIGQIRRTPLGVVLCMGPYNYPLNETFATLIPALIMGNTMVFKPPKFGVLLFQPLLEAFRSAFPKGVINTVYGKGSEVVPMLLESGKVNVLTLIGSSRVADHLKKMHPKVNRLRAILGLDAKNAAIVLPDANVELAVKECLLGSLSFNGQRCTALKMLIVHRSIVDKFLARFTEELAKLKAGMPWDKGVTLTPLPEFGKVEHMTRLVSDAKEKGAKVINEGGGASSGTLFYPAVVYPVKEGMLLYREEQFGPIVPVMAFDDIDTALEYVITSEHGQQVSIFSEDAETIGRLVDPLVNQVCRVNINCQCQRGPDVFPFTGRKDSAEGTLSVTDALRSFSIRSMIAAKQTEDSKRLLDDIVRDHTSNFINTGFIL, from the coding sequence ATGATGCTCACGTCGCAGCAGTTGAAGGAATTGTTTCCCGAGGAAAGCCTGCTGAAGGATTGCGATGTGCCGCCGCCGGTTCATCAGCGCGAAACGCTGGTCAACGGAGAACTGAGGCCGTGGACCGGACCGGTAGAGACCGTGCATTCGGCAATCTGCGTGCGCAAGGCCGACGGCTCGCTGGAGCAGGTTGAACTCGGCAGTCATCCAATCGGCGGCGTGCCTGAGGCGCAGGTCGCACTCGACGCTGCCGTGGCGGCCTATGACAACGGGCGCGGCGAATGGCCGACCATGACGGTGGCGCAGCGCATTGCCTGCATGCAGGATTTCACCCGGCAGATGGTGGCCCGCCGCGAGCAGATCGTCGCGCTCATCATGTGGGAGATTGGCAAGACACTGCCGGACTCACAGAAAGAGTTTGATCGCACCGTCGAATACATGAAGGCGACCATCGAGGCGTTGAAGCATCTCGACAACGACAACTCGCGCTTTACCATTGTCGAAGGCACCATCGGCCAGATCCGCCGCACGCCGCTCGGCGTCGTCCTCTGCATGGGGCCGTACAACTATCCGCTCAACGAAACATTCGCGACGCTGATCCCGGCGCTGATCATGGGCAACACCATGGTGTTCAAGCCCCCGAAATTCGGCGTGCTGCTGTTTCAGCCGTTGCTCGAAGCGTTTCGCAGCGCGTTTCCGAAGGGCGTGATCAACACGGTCTACGGCAAAGGCTCGGAGGTGGTGCCGATGCTGCTCGAATCCGGCAAGGTCAACGTGCTGACCCTGATCGGCTCCAGCCGCGTCGCCGACCATCTCAAGAAGATGCATCCCAAGGTCAATCGGCTGCGCGCCATTCTCGGCCTCGACGCCAAGAACGCGGCCATCGTGCTGCCCGATGCGAATGTCGAACTCGCCGTGAAAGAATGCCTGCTCGGTTCGTTGTCATTCAACGGCCAGCGCTGCACGGCGCTGAAGATGCTGATTGTCCATCGTTCGATCGTCGACAAATTTCTCGCGCGGTTCACTGAGGAATTGGCCAAGCTAAAAGCCGGCATGCCGTGGGACAAGGGCGTCACGCTGACGCCGTTGCCGGAATTCGGCAAGGTCGAGCACATGACGCGGTTGGTTTCTGACGCCAAGGAGAAGGGCGCCAAGGTGATCAACGAAGGCGGCGGCGCGAGCAGCGGCACGCTGTTCTATCCCGCCGTGGTCTATCCGGTGAAAGAGGGCATGCTGCTGTATCGCGAAGAACAGTTCGGCCCGATTGTCCCGGTGATGGCATTCGACGACATTGATACCGCGCTCGAATACGTCATCACCTCCGAACACGGCCAGCAGGTCTCGATTTTCAGCGAAGACGCAGAGACCATCGGGCGGCTGGTCGATCCGCTGGTCAATCAGGTCTGCCGGGTGAACATCAATTGCCAGTGCCAGCGCGGACCGGACGTCTTCCCGTTCACCGGCCGCAAGGATTCGGCGGAAGGTACGCTCTCGGTCACCGACGCGCTGCGCTCGTTCTCGATCCGCTCGATGATCGCGGCGAAGCAGACCGAGGATTCAAAACGGCTGCTCGACGACATCGTGCGCGACCACACGTCGAACTTCATAAATACTGGGTTCATTTTGTAA
- a CDS encoding multidrug effflux MFS transporter, with the protein MTIQNIGDGNKLTLARAPSSIFARISVLAALAAVGSFATNILLPSLPSMAKDLNVSTAAVSSTISVYLAVFAVGQLIVGPLSDRYGRWKPVMFGLGIFVLGSIWCEFSTTLPMMLVGRTIQALGACAASVLSRAVARDLLSGEDLTKALAFIMVAMSAAPGFSPLIGGLLDATSGWRSEFLVVGLFGATVALAYFRFVGETHRPDSNVSIQLTAIRRGYWGLLTDLRFIAPAGTIGLFMGAIFAMFSVSPRILIDGLGFSPIQLGLFFAGTVFVVFGSGMTAPRLAIKIGHARATLAGLIIATMGGTLLLLAHWVTPTIWSYLIPVLIFLAGFGMVSPLATATALQPFGDRAGLASALLGFLQMAGAAVGVVLTASITSATLAIGIVQAALTMLGLILYLAGQRAALAR; encoded by the coding sequence ATGACCATTCAGAACATCGGCGACGGCAACAAGCTGACATTGGCTCGCGCACCGTCATCGATATTCGCGCGCATCAGCGTTCTCGCCGCCTTGGCCGCGGTCGGATCCTTTGCGACGAACATCCTGCTGCCGTCCCTGCCCTCGATGGCGAAAGACCTGAATGTCTCGACCGCCGCCGTCTCGTCGACGATCAGTGTCTACCTTGCGGTTTTTGCCGTCGGTCAATTGATCGTCGGCCCGCTGTCGGACCGTTACGGCCGATGGAAGCCGGTCATGTTCGGACTTGGCATCTTCGTGTTGGGCAGCATCTGGTGCGAATTCTCCACGACCCTGCCAATGATGCTGGTGGGGCGCACCATTCAGGCGCTGGGCGCATGTGCCGCCTCCGTCCTGTCGCGCGCCGTCGCCCGCGATCTGTTAAGCGGCGAAGACCTGACAAAGGCATTGGCCTTCATCATGGTCGCTATGTCCGCTGCTCCCGGCTTCTCGCCGCTGATCGGTGGCCTGCTCGATGCTACCTCCGGATGGCGTTCGGAATTTCTCGTGGTCGGCCTGTTCGGGGCAACCGTTGCACTCGCCTATTTCAGATTCGTGGGCGAAACTCATCGGCCCGATAGCAATGTCTCAATACAATTGACCGCGATCCGGCGCGGATACTGGGGCCTGCTCACCGACCTGCGTTTCATCGCACCGGCCGGAACCATCGGGCTGTTCATGGGTGCCATCTTCGCGATGTTCTCGGTGTCTCCACGCATCCTGATCGACGGGCTGGGCTTCTCGCCAATCCAGCTCGGCCTGTTTTTTGCGGGCACCGTGTTCGTCGTGTTCGGATCCGGCATGACCGCGCCGCGGCTGGCAATCAAGATCGGGCATGCCCGCGCCACGCTAGCTGGCCTTATCATTGCGACCATGGGCGGCACACTGCTGCTATTGGCACACTGGGTGACCCCGACGATCTGGAGTTACCTTATCCCGGTACTGATCTTCCTGGCCGGGTTCGGCATGGTCAGCCCGCTGGCGACGGCCACAGCGTTGCAGCCCTTCGGCGACAGGGCCGGCCTTGCATCGGCGCTACTTGGGTTCCTGCAGATGGCAGGTGCGGCGGTCGGCGTCGTCCTGACCGCATCGATTACAAGCGCGACGCTTGCCATCGGCATCGTACAGGCGGCGCTAACCATGCTTGGATTGATCTTGTATCTCGCAGGCCAGCGCGCGGCTCTCGCGCGCTAG
- the htpX gene encoding zinc metalloprotease HtpX yields MSYFKTAVLLAGLTALFMGVGYLIGGAGGAVVALVIAAATNMFAYWNSDRMVLSMHGAHEVDERSAPDLVRLVAELAGRAQLPMPKVYLMDNPQPNAFATGRDPQHAAVAVTTGLAQSLSREELAGVIAHELAHIKNHDTLIMTITATIAGAISMIAQFGMFFGGNRENGPGIIGSLAMMILAPLSATIVQMAISRTREYSADNMGARICGQPMWLASALVKIDNAAHQIPNMDAERSPATAHMFIINPLSGQGMDNLFSTHPSTENRVHELQRLAGELGPRGGLATAPANASSNSREPWGRQRGPWG; encoded by the coding sequence ATGAGTTACTTTAAAACGGCGGTTTTGCTTGCCGGGTTGACGGCCCTGTTCATGGGAGTCGGCTACCTGATCGGCGGAGCGGGCGGCGCGGTGGTCGCGCTGGTGATTGCCGCTGCCACCAACATGTTCGCATACTGGAACTCTGACCGCATGGTGCTGTCGATGCACGGCGCTCATGAGGTCGACGAGCGCAGTGCGCCGGACCTCGTGCGGCTCGTGGCAGAACTGGCAGGGCGCGCGCAGTTGCCGATGCCGAAGGTCTATCTGATGGACAATCCGCAGCCGAATGCGTTTGCGACCGGCCGAGATCCGCAGCATGCCGCGGTGGCGGTGACCACCGGTCTGGCGCAGTCGTTGAGCCGTGAAGAACTGGCTGGCGTGATTGCGCATGAGCTGGCGCACATCAAGAATCACGACACGCTGATCATGACGATCACCGCGACCATCGCAGGCGCGATCTCCATGATTGCTCAGTTCGGGATGTTCTTCGGCGGCAATCGCGAAAACGGTCCGGGCATCATCGGCTCACTGGCGATGATGATCCTGGCGCCGTTGTCCGCGACCATCGTGCAGATGGCGATCAGCCGCACGCGCGAATATTCGGCGGACAACATGGGCGCGCGGATTTGCGGTCAGCCGATGTGGCTGGCGTCGGCACTGGTCAAGATCGACAACGCCGCGCATCAGATTCCGAACATGGACGCCGAGCGCAGCCCCGCGACCGCGCACATGTTCATCATCAATCCGTTGTCGGGTCAGGGCATGGACAATCTGTTCTCGACCCATCCGTCGACCGAGAACCGTGTCCATGAGTTGCAGCGTCTTGCTGGCGAACTGGGGCCGCGCGGGGGCTTGGCAACCGCGCCGGCAAATGCGTCCAGCAACTCGCGTGAGCCCTGGGGCAGACAGCGTGGCCCTTGGGGTTGA
- a CDS encoding cold-shock protein, translated as MAKGTVKWFNPTKGYGFIQPSNGGKDVFVHISAVEKAGLSTLNEGQSVEYEEVANRGKTSAENLKV; from the coding sequence ATGGCTAAAGGTACTGTGAAGTGGTTCAACCCGACCAAGGGCTATGGATTCATTCAGCCCAGCAACGGCGGCAAGGACGTGTTCGTGCATATCTCGGCAGTTGAGAAGGCAGGTCTTTCGACCCTCAACGAGGGACAATCGGTCGAGTACGAAGAAGTCGCCAACCGCGGCAAGACGTCGGCGGAAAATCTCAAGGTCTGA
- a CDS encoding adenylate/guanylate cyclase domain-containing protein — translation MAETAASPLPRFLRGIGIRQVRLATGLILFAYLISHFTNHALGNISLAATDEALVYHMLFWQSWPVLIVFYGAVLTHLGLGVWALYARRQFRWTAIEMTQLVFGLSIPVFVIGHLVGVRIAAPMFGHEKEYPQVLFNYWVARPHLKWMMFAVLVVSWVHGCIGIYFWLRTKPYFRKISSLLLALAVILPTLSLLGLYQAGRTVERASAAPEWRADNLSRDKVGTSADQAALERISSAMLYGYFGLIGLTLAARGVRALVERRRGLVRLSYGNGKTVRVPIGLSVLEASTRFNIPHSSVCGGRARCSTCRIRVIGDCSALPEPSNRETFVLERVGAGHDPAIRLACQLRPRTDVSFFQIFPAHTTAASAATIKPALPGRERYVVSMFVDMRGSTKLAEQLLPFDTVFIINRFLTAVSQAVVECGGQPNQFVGDGQLALFGLSTNPQTACRQAIEAASRIAIHVDALNEFLGNDVPEPLRFGIGIHGGEVIIGDIGSEEHTVFTALGDSVNVAARLQDMTKALSCEVVVSGDVLKTAHVSVGDLPQAEVPIRGRVEPLIVYTVKKAGMLSDLVADFAVAAA, via the coding sequence ATGGCCGAAACCGCCGCCTCGCCTCTTCCCCGGTTCCTGCGCGGGATCGGAATTCGTCAGGTGCGGCTCGCCACCGGCCTTATCCTGTTTGCCTACCTCATCAGCCACTTCACCAACCATGCGCTTGGCAACATCTCGCTCGCCGCGACGGACGAGGCGCTCGTCTATCACATGCTGTTCTGGCAGAGCTGGCCGGTCCTGATCGTGTTCTATGGCGCGGTGTTGACGCATCTCGGCCTTGGCGTCTGGGCGCTTTACGCACGCCGCCAGTTTCGCTGGACCGCCATCGAAATGACGCAGCTTGTGTTCGGCCTCAGCATTCCGGTCTTCGTCATCGGACATCTGGTCGGCGTCCGGATCGCCGCGCCGATGTTTGGCCACGAGAAGGAATACCCGCAGGTCCTTTTCAACTACTGGGTGGCCCGCCCGCATCTCAAGTGGATGATGTTCGCCGTGCTGGTGGTGTCGTGGGTGCATGGCTGCATCGGAATTTACTTCTGGCTCCGGACCAAGCCGTACTTCAGGAAAATATCGTCGCTGCTGCTCGCCCTCGCCGTAATCCTGCCGACGCTGTCCCTGCTTGGCCTCTATCAGGCCGGCCGAACAGTCGAGCGCGCGAGCGCCGCTCCGGAATGGCGGGCGGACAATCTCTCGCGCGACAAGGTCGGGACAAGCGCCGATCAGGCCGCCCTCGAACGGATCAGCTCCGCCATGCTTTATGGATATTTCGGGCTGATCGGGCTGACGCTTGCCGCACGCGGCGTCCGCGCGCTGGTGGAACGCCGCCGCGGCCTGGTTAGGCTGTCCTACGGCAATGGCAAGACTGTTCGCGTCCCGATCGGCCTGAGCGTGCTGGAGGCGAGCACCCGCTTCAACATTCCCCATTCCAGCGTCTGCGGCGGCCGGGCGCGCTGCTCCACCTGCCGCATCCGCGTCATCGGCGACTGCAGCGCCCTGCCCGAGCCGTCGAACCGCGAAACCTTCGTGCTGGAGCGCGTCGGCGCGGGCCACGATCCCGCCATCCGCCTCGCCTGCCAGCTACGCCCCCGGACCGACGTTTCCTTCTTCCAGATCTTTCCCGCGCATACGACCGCGGCATCGGCCGCAACCATCAAGCCCGCTCTTCCGGGGCGCGAGCGGTACGTTGTCAGCATGTTCGTCGACATGCGTGGATCGACCAAGCTCGCCGAACAGCTGCTGCCGTTCGATACGGTTTTCATCATCAACCGCTTCCTGACGGCGGTTTCGCAGGCCGTGGTCGAATGCGGCGGGCAGCCAAACCAGTTTGTCGGCGACGGGCAACTGGCGCTGTTCGGACTTTCGACCAATCCGCAAACCGCCTGCAGGCAGGCGATCGAAGCGGCGTCGCGGATCGCGATCCATGTCGATGCGCTGAACGAATTTCTCGGCAACGACGTGCCGGAGCCGCTGCGCTTCGGGATCGGCATTCACGGCGGCGAGGTGATCATCGGTGATATCGGCTCCGAGGAGCACACGGTCTTCACCGCGCTCGGAGATTCCGTGAACGTCGCGGCGCGGCTGCAGGACATGACCAAGGCCCTGTCCTGCGAAGTGGTGGTGTCCGGAGACGTCCTGAAAACCGCCCACGTTTCTGTCGGCGACCTGCCTCAGGCCGAGGTCCCCATCCGCGGCCGGGTCGAACCCTTGATCGTCTACACGGTCAAAAAAGCCGGAATGCTGTCTGATCTGGTCGCCGATTTCGCAGTTGCAGCAGCATAA
- a CDS encoding glycosyltransferase family 39 protein, translating to MEKAVTTGITKEQRLSPRTMLAAVIAISVLVTLQVVYAVTADLRTDEAYYWTFSKENVLSYLDHPPMIAWVVRFGTAIFGDTNFGARFGGLLAMWIALALLADIVWRLTRDRRFVLLAVLMPLAAPEYGLFASRILPDVALIPFSLAMVWSLVRLTESNDSRWWLAAGLFGGLALLSKYTAIFFAPAILAFVLVPPWRTRWLRSLYPWIAVVIALLVFSPVLIWNWQHDWASFKFQFIRAGADHGISARTVSDFLGLQFALVGPILFPVALAGATMLAWRGYRRRDPAFILISTCALVPFAYFLWKSLSLRIGDTWPMLVWPFAFAAAAINLAEIEKERRSNWILRTAEPWAKAAIALGIVLNVAIFYYYAVSSFAFAATKDPVAKEAGYGEIARRAKATADQVGATWIATLDYRIYAELRWHLKDSIPVVQVNERSRFIGFKDFSSEAMKSGIGLYVDSMPNDGNVIETKTPAVLRPVGQAVRTWRGVVIEPFAFKTITGWVPDLSPPPDSPFYRWRLLN from the coding sequence ATGGAGAAGGCTGTCACGACCGGAATCACAAAAGAGCAACGTCTGTCCCCGCGCACCATGCTTGCCGCGGTCATCGCGATTTCCGTTCTTGTGACCTTGCAGGTGGTCTACGCCGTGACAGCCGATCTGCGCACGGACGAGGCCTATTACTGGACGTTCTCCAAGGAAAACGTGCTGTCCTATCTCGATCATCCGCCGATGATCGCGTGGGTCGTGCGCTTCGGCACGGCGATCTTCGGCGATACCAATTTCGGCGCGCGGTTCGGCGGGTTGCTTGCGATGTGGATCGCGCTCGCACTTCTGGCGGACATCGTCTGGCGGCTGACGCGCGACCGCCGCTTCGTCCTTCTTGCCGTGCTGATGCCGCTTGCGGCGCCCGAATACGGATTGTTCGCGTCGCGGATTCTGCCCGATGTCGCGCTGATCCCGTTTTCACTCGCCATGGTCTGGTCGCTGGTGCGGTTGACCGAAAGCAACGACAGCCGCTGGTGGCTTGCCGCCGGATTGTTTGGCGGATTGGCGCTGCTGTCGAAATACACCGCGATCTTCTTTGCGCCGGCCATCCTGGCGTTTGTGCTGGTACCGCCGTGGCGGACGCGCTGGCTGCGAAGTCTTTATCCGTGGATCGCGGTGGTCATCGCACTGCTGGTGTTTTCACCGGTGCTGATCTGGAACTGGCAGCATGACTGGGCGTCGTTCAAATTCCAGTTTATCCGTGCCGGTGCGGACCATGGCATCTCGGCACGGACCGTCAGCGATTTTCTCGGGCTTCAGTTCGCGCTGGTCGGCCCGATCCTGTTTCCAGTGGCGTTGGCAGGTGCGACGATGCTGGCATGGCGCGGTTATCGGCGGCGCGATCCGGCCTTTATTCTGATCTCGACCTGCGCGCTGGTGCCGTTCGCTTATTTTTTGTGGAAGTCGCTGTCGCTCCGGATCGGCGACACCTGGCCGATGCTGGTCTGGCCGTTCGCCTTTGCCGCTGCCGCGATCAACCTTGCCGAGATCGAAAAAGAGCGGCGCTCAAACTGGATCTTGCGCACCGCTGAACCATGGGCAAAGGCCGCGATCGCGCTCGGCATCGTGCTGAACGTCGCGATTTTCTATTACTACGCCGTCAGCAGTTTCGCATTCGCCGCGACCAAGGATCCGGTGGCGAAGGAAGCCGGTTACGGAGAGATCGCAAGGCGCGCCAAGGCCACGGCAGATCAGGTTGGCGCGACATGGATTGCGACGCTCGACTACCGGATCTACGCGGAATTGCGCTGGCATCTCAAGGACAGCATCCCGGTTGTTCAGGTCAATGAGCGAAGCCGCTTCATCGGCTTCAAGGATTTTTCCAGCGAGGCCATGAAATCCGGTATCGGGCTTTATGTCGACAGCATGCCCAACGACGGAAACGTGATCGAGACAAAGACGCCCGCTGTGTTGCGTCCCGTCGGACAGGCGGTCCGGACGTGGCGGGGTGTCGTGATCGAACCGTTCGCATTCAAGACGATCACCGGCTGGGTGCCAGATTTGTCGCCGCCGCCGGACTCGCCGTTCTATCGCTGGCGATTGCTGAACTGA
- a CDS encoding YcjF family protein — protein sequence MSDKPHHRKPAAFKLDDPRVILMDAEDDPSRPARGKVHITPESDPAQLPVVIDEPAVPVRKGFGWGGVFWTALGGLVVLGLGLGISNLVEDLFNRSASLGYIGLVFAILAVVALVVIIAREALSLARLETIEKLHARANAVLLSDDRKESDAIVRDLLKVAHDSPRLARARAALEEHGRDIIDGADMVRLAERELMTPLDQEARRLVSSAAQRVSLVTAVSPGAVIDMLFVFAAALRLVRQLARLYGGRPGTLGMIRLMRHVVAHLALTGGMAASDSLIQQMLGHGITAKLSAKLGEGLLNGLLTARLGLAAIDVTRPLPFEALPRPALSDLAKDLLRRAGGDDQKT from the coding sequence ATGAGCGACAAGCCGCACCACCGCAAACCGGCGGCCTTCAAGCTCGATGATCCCCGCGTCATCCTGATGGATGCCGAGGACGATCCCTCGCGTCCTGCGCGCGGCAAGGTCCACATCACGCCGGAATCCGACCCTGCGCAGCTTCCCGTTGTCATCGATGAGCCAGCCGTACCGGTCCGCAAGGGCTTCGGCTGGGGAGGCGTGTTCTGGACTGCGCTCGGCGGGCTTGTCGTGCTCGGCCTCGGTCTCGGCATCTCCAATCTGGTCGAGGACCTGTTCAACCGTAGCGCCAGCCTCGGCTATATCGGACTTGTGTTCGCCATCCTCGCCGTGGTGGCGCTGGTGGTCATCATCGCGCGGGAGGCCTTGAGCCTGGCGCGGCTGGAAACCATCGAGAAGCTGCACGCACGAGCCAACGCTGTGCTCCTGAGCGATGACCGCAAGGAAAGCGACGCCATCGTCCGCGACCTGCTTAAGGTGGCGCACGACAGTCCAAGGCTTGCCCGCGCCCGCGCCGCGCTGGAGGAGCACGGCCGCGATATCATCGACGGCGCCGACATGGTGCGGCTGGCCGAGCGCGAACTCATGACGCCGCTCGATCAGGAGGCGCGCCGGCTGGTCTCCAGCGCGGCGCAGCGCGTCTCGCTGGTCACCGCGGTCAGTCCGGGCGCGGTCATCGACATGCTGTTCGTGTTCGCGGCGGCGCTGCGTCTGGTGCGGCAACTGGCGCGGCTCTACGGCGGACGCCCGGGCACGCTCGGCATGATCCGGCTGATGCGCCATGTGGTGGCGCATCTGGCGCTGACCGGCGGCATGGCCGCCAGCGACAGCCTGATCCAGCAGATGCTGGGCCACGGCATTACCGCGAAGCTCTCGGCCAAGCTCGGCGAAGGGTTGCTCAACGGCTTGCTCACCGCGCGGCTCGGCCTCGCCGCCATCGACGTGACGCGACCGCTGCCGTTTGAAGCGCTGCCGCGTCCCGCGCTGTCCGACCTCGCGAAAGACCTGCTGCGGCGGGCTGGCGGAGATGATCAGAAGACCTGA